The Insulibacter thermoxylanivorax genomic sequence ATGATGCGCCCCCAGTTGGCATCGGCGCCGAAGGCTGCTGACTTCACGAGGCTCGAGCCGATCACCGTCTTGGCGATGACCCGCGCTGCTTCATCGGACACAGCGCCTTCAACCTGCACCTCGATCAACTTCGTCGCGCCTTCGCCGTCGCGGGCGATGCTCTTCGCCAGCTCCCGGCATATGTACACGAAGGCCTGAGCGAAGCGCGGCCAATCCGCATGCCCCGGGTGCAGCGGCTCATTGCCTGCCAGCCCGTTGGCCATGGCGACGACCATATCATTGGTGCTCGTATCCCCGTCGACGGTGATCATGTTGAAGCTGACCTCCGTCGCTTCTCTAAGCAGGCTCTGCAGCGCCTCAGCATCGATCGCCGCATCCGTGGTGATGAAGCCGAGCATCGTTGCCATATTCGGATGGATCATCCCCGAACCCTTCGCCGCCCCGGCAATATGCACCTCGATACCGTCCACCGTCAGGCTGACGCAGGCTTCCTTCTTCACGAGATCCGTCGTCAGGATCGCCTGGCAGAACTCCTCGCTGCCTTCCCGCGTCCCGCTGACGGCGGCGGGCAGCCGCTCGATGCCGCTCAGCACCTTATCCATCGGCAGCAGCTCGCCGATCACGCCCGTCGACGTGACGCCGACGAGATGCGGTGCCACGCCAAAGGCACGGGCCGCCGCGTCGCGCATGCTGCGCGCATCCTCCATGCCCTGCTCGCCGGTGCAGGCGTTAGCGTTGCCGCTGTTGACGATCATCACCTGCAGCTTGCCTTCCTTGCCGATGCTCTCACGGGTCACGTGCAAAGGCGCCGCTTGGAAGACATTCGTCGTATACACGCCCGCTGCGGCCGCCGGCACGTCGCTGACGACCGCGCCGAGATCATTGCGTCCGGTCTTCTTCAGGCCGCAGTGCAAGCCGCCGGCGCGAAAACCGCGCGGCGTCGTCACCGAACCATCGGGAATCACGGTATAAAGCTCATTCGACATACTTAACGTCCCCTCTATTATGACTTATGAATGATTCATCCTATGAATCATGACGATCCATGAATGACAGAATACCGCAGAAACCTATACATTCCCCGTGACGGTGTCAAAATCCTGCGTATTCTTGAAATTTTGCTTTACGGATAGATTGGAGCATGCATCAGACCAAGGGTTTCGTCCCAGCCCATCATCAAGTTCATGTTCTGGATCGCCTGGCCGGCCGCACCCTTCACCACATTGTCGATGACGGAGATGATCGTGACCCGGCCCGTCCGCGCATCAACGGCAAATCCGATATCGCAATAGTTCGAACCGTAAACCTCCTTCGTCGCCGGCAGGATCCCCTTGTTACGGACACGCACGAACTTTCTTCCCTCATAATATTCACGATACAAGGCGATAAAATCTTCCTCCGTCCGCGTCCCGTTTATCTCCGCATACATCGAGCTCATGATGCCGCGCGTCATCGGCACGAGGTGCGTCGTGAATGTCGTCACCACTTCCCGCCCCGCTTCGCGGCTCAGCACCTGCTCGATCTCCGGGATGTGCTGGTGTTTGTTGACCTTATAAGCCTTGAGATTCTCATTGACCTCCGAATAATGGACGCCGAGACTGACGCCGCGGCCTGCACCGGATACCCCCGACTTCGCATCGATGACGATCGTATCCGGATCGATCCAGCCGGCCTTCACCGCCGGCACCAGACCGAGCAGCGTCGCCGTCGGATAGCATCCCGGGTTGGAGATGAAGGATGCGCCGGCCACCTCTTCACCGTATACTTCGGACAAGCCGTACACCGCCTTCTGCAAGTAAGCCGCTTCCGGCGCCTTCTTCTGGTACCAGCGCTCGTAGGTTTCCCTTGATTGCAAGCGGAAATCCCCCGCCAGATCGATCACCTTCAGCCCCGCATCGAGCAGCTTCGGCGCCAGCTCCGTGCTCACTCCAGCCGGCGTCGCCGTGAAGACGAGATCCGCCTTGCTCTTGATCAGCTCTACATCAACGGGATCAAGCGGCTGCGAGAGGATCTCCGTCATATGCGGATAGCCGTCGGAGAAGGGCTCTCCGGCGCTCGATGAGGAGATGACAGAGGTGATCTCAACCAGAGGATGGGTGAGCAGCAAACGGACCAGCTCCACCCCGCCGTAGCCAGTAGATCCTACGATTCCGATCCGAAGCTTCTGATGATTCGTCATAAACAGCCGACCTCCACGATTATTAATATGAATTATTATACGTTTGGGTGTATAAAGATTCAATATGAAAATGAAATTATTTTTAGCAGCTCTATGAAATTCCCCAGCCAGTATAACAAAACCATATGTAACAGCATCTCGCAGATGGAGACCAGCTTGACGGCATCACGGCCTGTGCCATCCCCATGAAACCAAAAAGAGCCCCCAGCCGGCATACCGCCGGCCAGAAGGCTCCTCATGGCATGAAAATATAAGTTCTCTTATGAATGGAACTTGTGTACATGATCCTTGTGATCACAACTCTTATTCGCTCGGCTTGCCCGCGTCCTTCGCCACCTGACCGCGCAGGTAAGCATCGATGAACATGTCGATATCGCCGTCCATCACCGCTTGAATATTCCCCGTCTCCACGCCGGTGCGGTGATCCTTCACCATGGTGTACGGGTGGAATACATAGGAGCGAATCTGGTTGCCCCAAGCGATATCCGTCTGCTCGCCGCGCAGCTCGGCCAGCTGGGCTTCCTGCTCCTTGATCTTCCGCTCATACAGCTTCGAGCGAAGCATGTTCATCGCCCGTTCGCGGTTCTGGATCTGTGAGCGCTCCGACTGGCAAGCGACGACGATGCCCGTCGGGATATGCGTGATCCGCACCGCGGAATCCGTCTTGTTGACGTGCTGACCGCCGGCGCCGCTGGAGCGGTACGTGTCGATCCGCAGATCCTCCGGCCGGATCTCGATCTCGATCGTATCATCGATCTCCGGCACCACATCGCAGGATACGAAGGAGGTATGGCGGCGTCCCGAAGCATCGAAGGGCGAGATCCGCACGAGGCGGTGTACGCCTTTCTCCGCTTTCAGATAGCCGTAAGCGTTGTGCCCCTTGATGAGCAGGGTGACGCTCTTCACGCCCGCTTCGTCCCCCGGATGATAGTCGAGCACTTCGACCTTGAAGCCCTTGTCCTCCGCCCAGCGTCTGTACATGCGGAGCAGCTGATCCGCCCAGTCCTGGGACTCTGTGCCGCCGGCGCCAGGATGCAGCTCAAGGATGGCGTTGTACTTGTCATAAGGGTTGCTGAGCAGAAGAGTCAGCTCGAAGGATTCCAGCTTGGAGATGAACTGCTTGATGCCTTCCTGCAGTTCCTCTGCCATGCTCTCATCGTTCTCTTCCTCGATCAGTTCCGCCAACAGCTGCAGATCCTCATACTGACTGGTCAGCGAATCAAAGTCCGTCACTACAGACTTGACGGCATTCATCTCGCTGATCAGCTTCTGGGCGCGTTCATTGTCATCCCAGAAGTCCGGGGCCGACATCTTGACCTCATAGTCAGCGATCTGTTCGCGCTTGAGATCTAAGTCAAAGAGACCCCCTTAATTGTTGTAGTCGAACACCTGCATCATGCAGGCTGTGTCTTAATTCTGCTTCCAATACCATAACATCCACCTCTGTCACTTATGCTTTAATGAATTGAATATAGATGAACTGGATCCCAGAAGATCCTAGATGGTCTTAAGATAAGCTTGTCACCATGATCAATATTAGCTAGCAAACAACCGCGAGCCATATTTCCAAGAAGTTCAGCAGAAGTTTTTCAGCAACTGCATCATAGCAGCCGCGCTATGCGCTCGCCCCGTGGCAATGTTTGTACTTCTTGCCGCTGCCGCATGGACAAGGTTCATTGCGTCCAACCTTCTCCTCACGGCGGACCGGTCTGCGCGGTCCGGACTTGCTCTGATCCGCGTTCGTCGACACGGCCTGTGCTTCGGCCACAGCTTCCCGCTTCACGCTGGTCTCAACATGCGCCTTCATGACGTACATGGCCACTTGTTCTTGGATCTTCGCGATCATCTCCTGGAACATCTCGTAACCTTCGAATTGGTACTCACGAAGAGGATCGGTACCGCCGTAAGCACGCAGGTGGATTCCCTGCCGCAGCTGATCCATCGCGTCGATATGATCCATCCACTTGCTGTCTACAGCACGCAGCACGACAGCCTTCTCGAATTCGCGCATCAAGTCCTCGCCGAGCTGTTCGCGGCGCTGCTGATACAAGCGGCGGACGAGATCCTTCATATAGTCGACGATCTCTTCCTTCTCTTTGCCCCAGATGTCGTCTCTGGTCAGCTGACCTTCATGCAGGAAGGTCGCATTGCAGTAGTCGATCAAGCCCTGCAGATCCCAATCCTCTGGTACATCCTTATCGGAGCAATGAGCATCCACCGTGCGCTCGATCAATTCATCCAACATGCCCAGCACGATATCCTGGATATCGTCCATCTCCAAGATATCCCGGCGCTGCTTGTAGATGACCGTCCGCTGTTGGTTGATCACATCATCATACTGCAGGACGATCTTACGCATATCGAAGTTATAGCCTTCGACTCGCTTCTGCGCCCCTTCGATAGCGCGCGTGACCATCTTGCTCTCGATC encodes the following:
- the argJ gene encoding bifunctional glutamate N-acetyltransferase/amino-acid acetyltransferase ArgJ, producing MSNELYTVIPDGSVTTPRGFRAGGLHCGLKKTGRNDLGAVVSDVPAAAAGVYTTNVFQAAPLHVTRESIGKEGKLQVMIVNSGNANACTGEQGMEDARSMRDAAARAFGVAPHLVGVTSTGVIGELLPMDKVLSGIERLPAAVSGTREGSEEFCQAILTTDLVKKEACVSLTVDGIEVHIAGAAKGSGMIHPNMATMLGFITTDAAIDAEALQSLLREATEVSFNMITVDGDTSTNDMVVAMANGLAGNEPLHPGHADWPRFAQAFVYICRELAKSIARDGEGATKLIEVQVEGAVSDEAARVIAKTVIGSSLVKSAAFGADANWGRIIAAIGRAGQPVNPDTVDIRIGEIVTLQQSRPVPFDEEQATEYLKGDTVEIHIHLHQGDGRATAWGCDLTYEYVRINAAYRT
- the argC gene encoding N-acetyl-gamma-glutamyl-phosphate reductase; the encoded protein is MTNHQKLRIGIVGSTGYGGVELVRLLLTHPLVEITSVISSSSAGEPFSDGYPHMTEILSQPLDPVDVELIKSKADLVFTATPAGVSTELAPKLLDAGLKVIDLAGDFRLQSRETYERWYQKKAPEAAYLQKAVYGLSEVYGEEVAGASFISNPGCYPTATLLGLVPAVKAGWIDPDTIVIDAKSGVSGAGRGVSLGVHYSEVNENLKAYKVNKHQHIPEIEQVLSREAGREVVTTFTTHLVPMTRGIMSSMYAEINGTRTEEDFIALYREYYEGRKFVRVRNKGILPATKEVYGSNYCDIGFAVDARTGRVTIISVIDNVVKGAAGQAIQNMNLMMGWDETLGLMHAPIYP
- the prfB gene encoding peptide chain release factor 2 (programmed frameshift), which encodes MVLEAELRHSLHDAGVRLQQLRGSLDLDLKREQIADYEVKMSAPDFWDDNERAQKLISEMNAVKSVVTDFDSLTSQYEDLQLLAELIEEENDESMAEELQEGIKQFISKLESFELTLLLSNPYDKYNAILELHPGAGGTESQDWADQLLRMYRRWAEDKGFKVEVLDYHPGDEAGVKSVTLLIKGHNAYGYLKAEKGVHRLVRISPFDASGRRHTSFVSCDVVPEIDDTIEIEIRPEDLRIDTYRSSGAGGQHVNKTDSAVRITHIPTGIVVACQSERSQIQNRERAMNMLRSKLYERKIKEQEAQLAELRGEQTDIAWGNQIRSYVFHPYTMVKDHRTGVETGNIQAVMDGDIDMFIDAYLRGQVAKDAGKPSE